The genomic interval AGGGCGGCGTCCAGCGCGATTTCGATCATGGCGTTAAAGGTCAGCTGACGCTCCTCGGCCGTGGTTTCCTCCCTTGTGATGAGGTGGTCGCTGATGGTGAGGACCGTCAGGGCCTTCACGCCGTGCTTGGCCGCCAGGGTGTACAGCCCGGCCGCTTCCATTTCGACGGCGAGCACGCCGAAGTCCGCCCAGAGTTTGTACTGGTCGAAACTGTCGTGGTAGAAGGTGTCGCTGCTCATGATGTTGCCGACGTGCGTGGCGTGGCCGCGCTCGCGGGCGATCTGATAGGCGCGCATCAGCAGGCCGAAGTCAGCGATGGGCGCGAAGTTCTTGTGCCCGAAGCGGATGTTGTTGATGTTGCTGTCCGTGCAGGCCGCCTGGGCGAGAACGATGTCGCGCACATGCACGTCCGCCTGGTAGCTGCCGGCGGTGCCGACGCGGATCAGGTTCCTGCAGCCGTACTCGGTGATGAGTTCACTCACGTAAATCATGGAGCTGGCGATGCCCATGCCGGTGCCCTGCACGCTGACCCGCTGGCCCTTGTACGTGCCGGTGTAGCCGTGCATGCCGCGCACGGTGTTGTGCAGCACGGGATTGTCCAGGAAGGTTTCGGCGATGTGCCTGGCGCGCAGCGGGTCGCCCGGGAGCAGGACGGTTTCGGCAATCTGACCGGGTTCGGCGTTCAGGTGAAGACTCATGCGTTACAGGCTAGCAGGGTCGTCCAGACAGGCGTCCCGGCTTGGGGGGGCGCTGAGGTGCCGGCGCACGGCACTCAGGAACGCGTCCGGGTGGGTGGTGCTGCCCTGCGCGAGGTCGGGCCGCCCACCGCCCTTGCCGCCCGCGTCGGCGAGTGCGGCGCGCAGCAGGGTGCCGGCGTTGACGTCCGGGTGGGTGCTGGCCACGCCGCAGCGGCCCCCTTCGGCCAGCGCGACCACCACAGTCTGGGGCGGCAGCCCGGTGAGCGCCGCCTGCAGGCCGGCAGGGTCGGGGAGGCGCACGGCGCGTAGGGCCAGGGCGCCGTGCGTTTCGCTGGGGGCGGCGTCCCGCAGGGCGCGGGCGTGCGTGTCATGCAGGGCGGTGAGCTGCTGGTGCAGGGCGGCGCGGTCGTCACTGAGTGCCTGTACGCGCTGCGGGAGGCGCTCGACGGGCACGCTGAAGTCCTGGGCGAGGCGGCGTGCGTCGGCGTACACGCCGCTCAGGTACGTGCTCGCTTCCTCTCCGGCCATGAAGGTCACGCGGGTGACCCCACCCTTGATGCGTTCGGTGCGGAGAATCACGACCGGGGCGGCCATGCTGGCGTGCGGGACGTGCGTGCCTCCGCAGGCGCTGACGTCGAAGGGCGCGCCCTGGTCATCCTCGAAGATCACGAGGCGTACGTCCCCGCGGACCTTCGTGTCCCGCCGCAGAGGGTAGTGGTGCAGGTCGGTTTCGGGGACGACGGGGGTTCGCAGCGTGAGTTCCGTGCGGGCCAGCGTCTGGCGCAGGAGGGTTTCGGCGGCGCGGACGTGCACTTCGGCCGGATCTCCGCTCAGATCAATGCTGCACTCAGGACTGGTCATGCTCACGGCTACCACCGTGAAGGCGGGGTTCACCTGCGTGAACGCCTGGGCGAGCAGGTGTTCGGCGCTGTGGCGCTGCATGTGCCGCCAGCGGCGGTCACGGTCCACCTCGCCGTGCACGGTGGTGCCGGCGGGCGGCGGGGCGGCGTCCAGGGTGTGCCAGATCAGGCCGGTGGTCTTGTCCTTGCGGCTGCCGGTCACGCGCGCCTGTCCTCCAGGCCAGCGCAGCAGGCCGGTGTCGGCGGCCTGGCCGCCCGCTTCGGGGTACAGGGCGGTGGCGTCCAGGGTGAGGGCCTGCCCCTCGGTGGCCTGGACGGTGGCAGCGAAGCTCATGAGGGTACTGTCGTGGAACAGGGGGCGGGTCATACCGGTTCAGGCTAGCGCCTGCCGGGCAGGGCCGTCCGGGTCGCGGTAGGCG from Deinococcus taeanensis carries:
- the deoD gene encoding purine-nucleoside phosphorylase, with translation MSLHLNAEPGQIAETVLLPGDPLRARHIAETFLDNPVLHNTVRGMHGYTGTYKGQRVSVQGTGMGIASSMIYVSELITEYGCRNLIRVGTAGSYQADVHVRDIVLAQAACTDSNINNIRFGHKNFAPIADFGLLMRAYQIARERGHATHVGNIMSSDTFYHDSFDQYKLWADFGVLAVEMEAAGLYTLAAKHGVKALTVLTISDHLITREETTAEERQLTFNAMIEIALDAALADAQ
- a CDS encoding alanyl-tRNA editing protein; translated protein: MTRPLFHDSTLMSFAATVQATEGQALTLDATALYPEAGGQAADTGLLRWPGGQARVTGSRKDKTTGLIWHTLDAAPPPAGTTVHGEVDRDRRWRHMQRHSAEHLLAQAFTQVNPAFTVVAVSMTSPECSIDLSGDPAEVHVRAAETLLRQTLARTELTLRTPVVPETDLHHYPLRRDTKVRGDVRLVIFEDDQGAPFDVSACGGTHVPHASMAAPVVILRTERIKGGVTRVTFMAGEEASTYLSGVYADARRLAQDFSVPVERLPQRVQALSDDRAALHQQLTALHDTHARALRDAAPSETHGALALRAVRLPDPAGLQAALTGLPPQTVVVALAEGGRCGVASTHPDVNAGTLLRAALADAGGKGGGRPDLAQGSTTHPDAFLSAVRRHLSAPPSRDACLDDPASL